The following are encoded in a window of Salinibacter ruber DSM 13855 genomic DNA:
- the lepA gene encoding translation elongation factor 4 has protein sequence MPDLSTIRNFCIIAHIDHGKSTLADRLLERTGTITEREMKEQTLDDMDLERERGITIKSHAVRMAHTAPDGQEYTLNLIDTPGHVDFTYEVSRALKACEGAILLVDAAQGIEAQTISNLWLALEQDLEIIPVINKIDLPVARPDEVAQALEDLIGEPAEDILQISAKTGEGVDEMLDLMIDRVPPPSGDPDAPLRALIFDSIYDSYRGSVVYARVFDGTLEAGDTMEFMSNKKQYDAEEMGILRMGRQKVDTFTAGDVGYIIGSIKDIQDARVGDTITTAHDPAEEPIPGFEEVKPMVFSGIYPTETDDFEELRGALEKLQLNDASLTYQAESSSALGYGFRVGFLGLLHMEIIQERLEREFDLDIITTVPNVEYEVEVEEKGEPKTVTVDKPEDMPHYGDIEAVHEPYVKADIITPSDYIGNVIELCEKRRGEYGSQRWLDGQTVKLEYELPLAEIVFDFYDNLKSASRGYASFDYELLEYRESDLVKLTILIDEKPAEPLSTIVHRDSAHEVGRKLAKKLKDVIPRQLYEVPVQASIGSRIVARETIKAQRKDVTAKCYGGDVSRKKKLLEEQKEGKKRMKQMGEIDVPQEAFLAILSVDED, from the coding sequence ATGCCTGACCTTTCGACGATCCGCAACTTCTGCATCATCGCGCACATCGACCACGGGAAGAGCACCCTGGCCGATCGGCTCCTGGAGCGCACCGGGACCATCACCGAGCGCGAGATGAAGGAGCAGACGCTCGACGACATGGACCTGGAGCGCGAGCGGGGCATCACCATCAAGAGCCACGCCGTGCGAATGGCGCACACGGCCCCGGACGGGCAGGAGTACACGCTTAACCTCATCGACACGCCCGGGCACGTCGACTTCACCTACGAGGTGAGCCGCGCGCTGAAGGCCTGTGAGGGGGCGATCCTGCTGGTCGACGCGGCGCAGGGCATCGAGGCGCAGACCATCTCCAACCTGTGGCTCGCCCTGGAGCAGGACCTGGAGATCATCCCCGTCATCAACAAGATCGACCTGCCGGTGGCCCGGCCCGACGAGGTGGCACAGGCGCTGGAGGACCTGATCGGCGAGCCCGCCGAGGACATTCTCCAGATCAGCGCCAAGACGGGCGAGGGGGTCGACGAGATGCTCGATCTCATGATCGACCGGGTGCCGCCCCCGTCCGGCGACCCGGACGCGCCGCTGCGCGCCCTCATTTTCGATTCCATCTACGACTCGTACCGCGGCTCTGTCGTCTACGCCCGCGTCTTCGACGGCACGCTGGAGGCGGGGGACACGATGGAGTTCATGTCCAACAAAAAGCAGTACGACGCCGAGGAGATGGGCATCCTGCGGATGGGGCGGCAGAAAGTCGACACGTTTACGGCGGGCGACGTGGGCTACATCATCGGCTCCATCAAGGACATCCAGGACGCGCGCGTCGGCGACACCATCACGACGGCCCACGACCCCGCCGAGGAGCCGATTCCGGGCTTCGAGGAGGTGAAGCCCATGGTCTTCAGCGGCATCTACCCCACCGAGACCGACGACTTCGAGGAGCTGCGCGGCGCGCTCGAGAAGCTACAGCTCAACGACGCCTCGCTGACGTACCAGGCCGAAAGCTCCTCCGCCCTCGGGTACGGCTTTCGGGTGGGCTTCCTGGGCCTGCTCCACATGGAAATTATTCAGGAGCGCCTGGAGCGCGAGTTTGACCTCGACATCATCACCACGGTGCCCAACGTGGAGTACGAGGTGGAGGTCGAGGAAAAGGGGGAGCCCAAGACCGTGACGGTCGACAAGCCCGAGGACATGCCGCACTACGGCGACATTGAGGCGGTCCACGAGCCCTACGTGAAGGCCGACATCATTACGCCGAGCGACTACATCGGCAACGTCATTGAGCTCTGCGAGAAGCGGCGCGGGGAGTATGGGAGTCAGCGCTGGCTCGACGGGCAGACGGTGAAGCTGGAGTACGAGCTGCCCCTCGCGGAGATTGTCTTCGACTTCTATGACAACCTCAAGAGCGCGAGCCGCGGCTACGCCTCGTTCGACTACGAGCTGCTGGAGTACCGCGAGAGCGACCTCGTGAAGCTAACCATCCTGATCGACGAGAAGCCGGCCGAGCCCCTGTCGACCATCGTGCACCGCGACTCGGCCCACGAGGTGGGGCGCAAGCTCGCCAAGAAGCTCAAGGACGTCATCCCCCGGCAGCTCTACGAGGTGCCCGTGCAGGCGTCGATCGGGAGCCGCATTGTGGCCCGCGAGACGATCAAGGCGCAGCGCAAGGACGTGACGGCCAAGTGCTACGGCGGGGACGTGAGCCGCAAGAAGAAGCTGCTGGAGGAGCAGAAGGAGGGCAAGAAACGCATGAAACAGATGGGGGAGATCGACGTCCCGCAGGAGGCCTTCCTCGCCATTCTCTCGGTGGACGAGGACTAG
- a CDS encoding signal peptidase II yields the protein MRVFWIAGAVVLLDQATKATVLQFMYREQSIPLLGDWLRLTFTENPGMAFGITIGPPGTVTVLSLLATMLVGAYIYQVRNDYAPYRWSLAFILGGALGNIIDRVFYGVLLDYGPYFTGRVVDFIHVSLWQGFIPRIIPVFGGAYMELFPIWNVADMSIVVGVVGVMVFHQAFHERRIAKRRAARADGRTWRRPAAVFSDLDLEAPPPAPSALTQPDAPASRGKAASGSGAASASARSSAVSEPHP from the coding sequence ATGCGTGTCTTTTGGATTGCCGGGGCCGTTGTGCTCCTCGACCAGGCCACCAAGGCGACGGTCCTCCAGTTCATGTACCGCGAGCAGTCCATTCCTCTCCTCGGGGACTGGCTGCGGCTGACCTTCACGGAGAACCCGGGCATGGCGTTCGGCATCACGATCGGCCCGCCCGGGACCGTAACCGTCCTCTCCCTCCTGGCCACCATGCTGGTCGGGGCGTACATCTATCAGGTGCGCAACGACTACGCGCCCTACCGCTGGAGCCTGGCCTTCATTCTGGGCGGGGCGCTCGGCAACATCATCGACCGCGTCTTCTACGGCGTGCTGCTCGACTACGGCCCGTACTTCACCGGGCGCGTGGTCGACTTCATTCACGTGAGCCTCTGGCAGGGCTTCATCCCTCGGATCATTCCGGTCTTCGGGGGGGCGTACATGGAGCTGTTTCCCATCTGGAACGTGGCCGACATGTCGATTGTCGTCGGGGTGGTCGGGGTCATGGTCTTCCACCAGGCCTTCCACGAGCGCCGGATTGCGAAACGCCGGGCCGCACGCGCCGACGGGCGGACGTGGCGGCGCCCCGCGGCGGTCTTCTCGGACCTGGACCTGGAGGCGCCCCCCCCGGCCCCGTCGGCCCTGACGCAGCCGGACGCCCCCGCATCGCGCGGGAAGGCGGCCTCCGGAAGCGGCGCGGCGTCGGCCTCCGCCCGGTCGTCGGCCGTCTCGGAGCCGCACCCCTAG
- a CDS encoding L,D-transpeptidase — protein MHAHRTLLLVGLGVLLFLTGLSSPAAAQGYFDQYAIENILARQADNLNDLPEVYYEYAVLDDPSGNSVVARDRFYQRIGEGSSETGRKRSQLVELLNRQTVENTPLGDTLVVPTEFGLDFRAYSPFPRYYPEAHRIKKLFVIHKTVQAFAAYEYGRLARWGIVNTGNPDSTATPTGRFNFNWKEKKRVSTMSPPGEEWTMRWVFNFHAARGIHIHQYSMPTGGPTSHGCVRLVDADAEWIYDWAEPWQTTKGHMGPSSGRGRLIEPGTMVLVVGDDPEGSPRPFEYRAQYPVLRRVELPSSPYDVPAGTNQQEMWDRLREQRASR, from the coding sequence ATGCACGCGCACAGGACGTTGCTCCTCGTCGGTCTCGGCGTGCTCCTGTTCCTGACGGGCCTATCCTCCCCGGCCGCGGCGCAGGGGTACTTCGACCAGTACGCCATCGAGAACATTCTGGCCCGGCAGGCCGACAATCTCAATGACCTGCCGGAGGTGTACTACGAGTACGCCGTGCTCGACGACCCGAGCGGCAACAGCGTGGTGGCCCGCGATCGGTTCTACCAGCGCATCGGGGAGGGAAGCTCCGAGACGGGCCGCAAGCGGTCCCAGCTCGTCGAGCTGCTCAACCGACAGACCGTCGAGAACACGCCCCTCGGCGACACGCTCGTCGTCCCCACCGAGTTTGGCCTCGACTTCCGGGCCTACTCCCCCTTTCCCCGCTACTACCCGGAGGCCCACCGCATCAAGAAGCTGTTCGTCATCCACAAGACGGTGCAGGCCTTCGCCGCGTACGAGTACGGCCGGCTCGCGCGCTGGGGCATCGTAAACACCGGCAATCCCGACTCCACCGCCACGCCGACGGGCCGGTTTAACTTCAACTGGAAGGAGAAAAAGCGGGTCTCAACGATGAGTCCGCCCGGGGAGGAGTGGACGATGCGCTGGGTCTTCAACTTTCACGCGGCCCGCGGCATCCACATCCACCAGTACTCGATGCCCACGGGCGGCCCCACGAGCCACGGCTGCGTGCGCCTCGTCGACGCCGACGCCGAATGGATTTACGACTGGGCCGAGCCCTGGCAGACGACAAAGGGGCACATGGGCCCGTCGTCCGGACGGGGCAGGCTCATAGAGCCCGGCACCATGGTGCTCGTGGTGGGCGACGATCCGGAGGGCTCCCCGCGGCCGTTCGAATACAGGGCCCAGTACCCGGTGCTGAGGCGCGTGGAGCTGCCGAGCAGTCCCTACGACGTGCCGGCCGGCACCAATCAGCAGGAAATGTGGGACCGGCTGCGGGAGCAGCGTGCCTCTCGGTGA
- a CDS encoding dihydrofolate reductase, with protein MPELVIIAAVAEDNRVIGQDKDLPWHIPEDLKRFKQLTTGHPLLMGRRTFESIVHQFGGPLPDRKMVVLTTQDDYEAYPEVDTYASVDAALAALPDDATVFIGGGESVYEQFLPHADRLELTLVEGAYEGDTFFPPFEHLIGDVFEETAVDARDGFRFVTYERKNVDVD; from the coding sequence ATGCCCGAGCTCGTCATCATCGCCGCCGTCGCCGAAGACAACCGGGTCATCGGTCAGGACAAAGACCTGCCCTGGCACATCCCGGAGGACCTGAAGCGCTTCAAGCAACTCACCACCGGGCACCCCCTCTTGATGGGCCGCCGCACGTTCGAGTCCATCGTGCACCAGTTCGGCGGCCCGCTGCCCGACCGAAAGATGGTGGTCCTCACCACGCAGGACGACTACGAGGCGTATCCCGAGGTCGACACCTACGCGTCCGTCGACGCGGCCCTGGCGGCCCTGCCCGACGACGCCACCGTCTTCATCGGCGGGGGCGAGTCCGTCTACGAACAATTTCTCCCGCACGCCGACCGGCTCGAGCTCACCCTGGTGGAGGGCGCGTACGAGGGCGACACCTTCTTCCCCCCGTTCGAGCACCTCATCGGGGACGTGTTTGAGGAGACCGCCGTGGACGCCCGGGACGGCTTCCGCTTCGTCACCTACGAGCGGAAGAACGTGGACGTGGACTGA
- a CDS encoding potassium channel family protein: MAFIRTPWEALISWLARMEPSRREIFLAALALVLLFAVGTAGYVLLEGWSVADGFYMTFITLSTIGFQEVSPLSDVGRFFTFGLGTTGIGILSFVAVRSAQLLLVSDRLRERRIMKRIDALSGHYVVCGYGRVGERLTEDLIQEGETVVVVDTDEEICASLSEAERLHVQGDAEDEGTLRAAGIERARGLILTLPEDSSNVFVALTAREMNPDLFVLARTIDHDNRSKLRNAGADKVIAPSEVGADRMAQVVLRPHTDDFLERVLHTSALSRQIDEVQIHKNAPLAGQTLAESNFRQQFDAIVIGIIDADTGAMTFNPSPTERIDVGDILIVLGETEIIDALRERVCLP, encoded by the coding sequence ATGGCCTTCATTCGGACCCCGTGGGAGGCCCTGATTTCGTGGCTGGCGCGGATGGAGCCGTCCCGCCGCGAGATCTTTCTGGCGGCCCTGGCGCTGGTGCTTCTGTTTGCCGTCGGCACTGCGGGCTACGTCCTGCTCGAGGGGTGGTCGGTGGCCGACGGGTTCTACATGACGTTCATCACCCTCTCGACCATCGGATTTCAGGAGGTGAGTCCCCTGTCCGATGTCGGTCGGTTTTTTACCTTCGGGCTCGGGACCACCGGCATCGGGATCCTCAGCTTCGTCGCCGTCCGCTCCGCCCAGCTTCTTCTCGTTAGCGACCGCCTCCGAGAACGCCGCATCATGAAACGAATCGACGCGCTTTCGGGCCACTACGTCGTCTGCGGATACGGACGGGTTGGGGAGCGACTCACCGAGGACCTGATTCAGGAAGGGGAGACGGTGGTGGTGGTCGACACCGACGAGGAGATTTGCGCCTCGCTGTCTGAAGCCGAGCGCCTGCACGTGCAGGGCGACGCCGAGGACGAGGGAACCCTCCGTGCCGCCGGGATCGAGCGGGCGCGGGGCCTGATCCTCACCCTCCCCGAGGACAGCAGCAACGTCTTCGTGGCCCTTACGGCCCGGGAGATGAACCCCGACCTCTTCGTCCTGGCCCGCACCATCGATCACGACAACCGGAGCAAGCTGCGCAACGCCGGGGCGGACAAGGTGATTGCCCCGAGCGAGGTGGGCGCCGACCGCATGGCACAGGTCGTGCTGCGCCCGCACACCGACGATTTTCTGGAGCGCGTCCTCCACACCAGTGCGCTGAGCCGCCAGATCGACGAGGTGCAGATTCATAAAAACGCGCCCTTGGCCGGACAGACCCTGGCCGAGAGCAATTTCCGCCAGCAGTTCGACGCCATCGTCATCGGCATCATCGATGCCGACACCGGTGCCATGACGTTCAATCCCTCCCCCACCGAGCGCATCGACGTCGGGGACATTCTCATCGTACTGGGCGAGACCGAGATTATCGACGCCCTCCGCGAACGCGTGTGTCTTCCGTAG
- a CDS encoding YetF domain-containing protein, producing the protein MLASVTLWQKPTLLEGAVTMGMLFTLQFVVGNLRKRVPGVTRLVDTRPPLLMDGTEVLCDNLRRANVTEADLRAKLREANVTRWSQVRAIVMELTGDVSVLHAPLDAPPIDKSLLAGGGTGPDRESG; encoded by the coding sequence GTGCTCGCCAGCGTCACGCTCTGGCAGAAGCCGACGCTCCTGGAAGGCGCCGTCACGATGGGAATGCTTTTCACCCTTCAGTTTGTCGTCGGAAATCTGCGCAAGCGGGTGCCCGGCGTCACCCGTCTTGTCGACACCCGCCCGCCGCTGCTCATGGACGGAACGGAGGTGCTGTGCGACAACCTGCGCCGGGCCAACGTGACGGAGGCCGACCTGCGCGCCAAGCTCCGAGAGGCGAACGTGACGCGGTGGTCGCAGGTGCGCGCCATCGTGATGGAGTTGACGGGCGACGTGTCGGTGCTGCACGCCCCGCTGGACGCGCCGCCGATTGATAAATCGCTTCTCGCGGGGGGAGGAACGGGGCCGGACCGCGAATCTGGATAG
- a CDS encoding patatin-like phospholipase family protein: MSDESSDGTVDPDPNGSAEAPAALVLGGGGARAAYQTGVLHYVGEAFPDASMPLMTGVSAGSINAAHLAADPGPWKARTARLVRYWEGLTADDVFAPRSPWAIARSMLWGRPSKTQTLLDTSPLRAYLDRRLPTDDAGRLTGVADNLEAGRLKGLAISTSNYATLQTVTWVQGCSMHDWERPNRVGRRARLGLDHVMASTALPMVFPAVRLDDAWYGDGGLRMLDPLAPAVHLGADRLFVVSTRYERSQAEANRSARTPAYPSLFQMMGILANVLMLDVLEHDAAVLRRINRLVRKLRPGTHEPLRPIDLLVLRPSVDLGALAGDYQMDLGGAMGTLLSSVQWRTDPPPDWWSMLLFQPDYLDRLLEIGYNDARRQHDRIEAFFAREPVDQSTSTFFRS; encoded by the coding sequence ATGAGCGACGAATCGTCCGACGGGACCGTGGATCCGGACCCCAACGGCTCGGCGGAGGCGCCCGCGGCGCTCGTGCTGGGCGGGGGCGGAGCCCGGGCCGCCTACCAGACCGGTGTCCTTCACTACGTGGGGGAGGCGTTCCCGGACGCGTCGATGCCGCTCATGACGGGCGTGTCGGCGGGGTCCATCAACGCGGCCCACCTCGCGGCCGACCCCGGGCCGTGGAAGGCCCGCACCGCACGGCTCGTGCGCTACTGGGAGGGCCTGACGGCGGACGATGTATTTGCGCCGCGCTCCCCCTGGGCGATTGCGCGGTCGATGCTGTGGGGGAGGCCGAGCAAAACACAAACCCTTCTGGACACATCCCCCCTCCGCGCCTACCTCGACCGGCGCCTACCGACGGACGACGCGGGGCGGCTCACGGGCGTGGCCGACAACCTGGAGGCGGGGCGCCTCAAGGGCCTTGCCATCTCCACCTCCAACTACGCCACCCTCCAGACGGTAACGTGGGTGCAGGGCTGCTCGATGCACGACTGGGAGCGTCCCAACCGGGTTGGGCGCCGGGCACGCCTCGGCCTCGACCACGTGATGGCCTCCACGGCCCTACCCATGGTGTTTCCGGCGGTGCGCCTCGACGACGCCTGGTACGGCGACGGGGGGCTTCGCATGCTCGATCCCCTCGCGCCGGCCGTCCACCTGGGGGCGGATCGCCTCTTCGTCGTCTCGACCCGCTACGAGCGGTCCCAGGCCGAGGCCAACCGGTCGGCCCGCACGCCGGCCTACCCGTCGCTCTTCCAGATGATGGGCATTCTTGCCAACGTGCTCATGCTCGACGTGCTGGAGCACGACGCCGCCGTGCTGCGCCGCATCAACCGCCTCGTGCGGAAGCTGCGCCCCGGGACGCACGAGCCGCTGCGGCCCATCGACCTGCTCGTCCTGCGGCCGTCGGTCGACCTCGGGGCCCTGGCGGGCGACTACCAGATGGACCTCGGTGGCGCCATGGGGACGCTTCTGTCTTCCGTCCAGTGGCGCACCGATCCCCCGCCCGACTGGTGGAGCATGCTGCTCTTTCAGCCCGACTATCTGGACCGCCTCCTTGAGATCGGATACAACGACGCGCGGCGCCAGCACGACCGCATCGAGGCCTTCTTTGCGCGGGAGCCGGTCGATCAGTCCACGTCCACGTTCTTCCGCTCGTAG
- the lepB gene encoding signal peptidase I translates to MSTDDSSRDADARKSELRQWGESLVVAVVIVLIVRSLLFDLFRIPTPSMEENLLVGDYLVVSKLHYGPRTPVSLGIPLTSIHLPGVTFPYHRLPGFSEVQRGDPIVFNYPPDDEPIDRKVHYVKRVIGMPGDTLSVRDKLVHIDGDPLPLGRGMQQYWTVTKSDARYQIPRRRMEEMGISEVRRTNRAETVRVLATPEGAKQMRQRSWVRSIEPYVLNSDEYNDLMYPSGRGYTPDNYGPVHIPAKGTTVKLTDRNWALYRPVIVRYEGHDARQMTDSTFAIDGARTSTYTFQQDYFFAMGDNRDNSQDSRFWGFVPMDHVVGKAVLTYFSWDHEAWLPRFGRILRPIADAGVFREQPVMNELSGGQTAGVPLPDSSSRARPPVVTDRFPAR, encoded by the coding sequence ATGTCGACCGACGATTCGAGCCGGGACGCCGACGCGCGCAAGAGCGAGCTTCGACAATGGGGCGAGTCCCTCGTCGTGGCCGTCGTGATCGTCCTCATCGTGCGGTCGCTCCTGTTTGACCTCTTCCGCATTCCGACCCCCTCGATGGAGGAAAATCTCCTCGTGGGGGACTACCTCGTCGTCTCGAAGCTGCACTACGGGCCCCGGACGCCGGTCTCGCTGGGCATCCCGCTGACGTCCATTCACCTCCCAGGCGTCACGTTCCCGTACCACCGCCTGCCCGGGTTCTCCGAGGTGCAGCGGGGCGACCCAATCGTGTTCAACTATCCGCCGGACGACGAGCCGATCGACCGCAAGGTGCACTACGTGAAGCGGGTCATCGGCATGCCGGGCGACACCCTGTCGGTACGGGACAAGCTCGTACACATCGACGGGGATCCCCTGCCCCTGGGGCGTGGCATGCAGCAGTACTGGACCGTCACCAAGAGCGACGCGCGCTACCAGATCCCACGGAGACGCATGGAGGAGATGGGCATCAGCGAGGTGCGACGGACCAACCGCGCGGAGACGGTGCGCGTGCTGGCGACGCCCGAGGGAGCGAAGCAAATGCGCCAGCGCTCGTGGGTACGCTCCATCGAGCCCTACGTTCTGAACAGCGACGAGTACAACGACCTCATGTACCCCTCCGGGCGAGGGTACACGCCGGACAACTACGGGCCCGTTCACATTCCGGCGAAAGGGACCACCGTGAAACTCACGGACCGGAACTGGGCCCTCTACAGGCCGGTCATCGTGCGGTACGAGGGGCACGACGCGCGCCAGATGACGGACTCCACCTTTGCCATCGATGGGGCCCGCACGTCCACCTACACGTTTCAACAGGACTACTTCTTCGCGATGGGCGACAACCGGGACAACTCGCAGGACAGCCGGTTCTGGGGCTTCGTGCCCATGGATCACGTCGTGGGCAAGGCCGTCCTCACGTACTTCTCGTGGGACCACGAGGCATGGCTCCCGCGCTTCGGGCGCATCCTGCGCCCCATTGCGGACGCCGGCGTTTTTCGTGAACAGCCGGTCATGAATGAGCTGTCCGGGGGCCAGACGGCCGGCGTTCCCCTGCCCGACTCGTCGTCAAGGGCCCGCCCGCCGGTTGTCACGGACCGGTTCCCCGCGCGCTGA
- a CDS encoding DoxX family membrane protein, translating to MSRYRDVVDWINEHRTVALDLVRVYLGIGLFVRGVLFAYESQGVGALVDLSAFSFASAALAHYVTFAHLVGGLLLAAGLLTRLAALVQIPILAGAVFLVHLEQGLLSANQSLEFSALVFVLLLIVFVFGPGEWSADRYVFEREPELQDEAPELWWRDEDFERKPGPEPTENGGGVAVASASATSTKEVLAERVDEEPCACGHDLTHPRVAVEPQYGWSAGFFFMLGVSAPLREVVFYCEECGTVMKRTRDPEVLRRYRWHTS from the coding sequence ATGTCTCGCTATCGTGACGTCGTCGACTGGATCAACGAGCACCGGACGGTCGCACTTGATCTCGTCCGCGTCTATCTCGGCATCGGGCTCTTCGTCCGCGGGGTGCTGTTTGCGTACGAGAGTCAGGGCGTAGGGGCCCTCGTGGACCTGTCGGCGTTTTCGTTCGCCTCGGCGGCGCTTGCCCACTACGTGACGTTCGCGCATCTGGTGGGGGGGCTCCTGCTGGCCGCGGGACTGCTCACCCGCCTTGCGGCGCTCGTGCAGATTCCCATCCTGGCCGGGGCCGTTTTTCTGGTCCACCTGGAGCAGGGCCTCCTGTCGGCCAACCAGTCCCTTGAGTTTTCGGCCCTCGTATTCGTTTTGCTTCTGATTGTGTTCGTCTTCGGGCCCGGCGAGTGGTCGGCCGACCGGTACGTTTTTGAGCGGGAGCCGGAGCTGCAGGACGAAGCCCCGGAGCTTTGGTGGCGCGACGAAGACTTTGAGCGGAAGCCCGGTCCCGAGCCCACGGAAAATGGGGGCGGGGTGGCCGTGGCCTCGGCATCGGCGACGAGCACGAAGGAGGTCCTCGCCGAGCGTGTGGACGAGGAGCCGTGTGCGTGCGGCCACGACCTGACCCATCCCCGCGTGGCCGTGGAGCCCCAGTACGGATGGAGCGCGGGCTTCTTCTTCATGCTCGGGGTCTCGGCGCCCCTGCGGGAGGTCGTGTTCTACTGTGAGGAGTGCGGCACGGTGATGAAGCGCACGCGGGACCCCGAGGTCCTGCGTCGGTATCGATGGCACACCTCCTGA
- a CDS encoding NAD+ synthase: MQIALAQINPTIGDLEGNREKILDYARRADDRGADLVVFPELCVTGYPPEDLLENPFFKRAVQRTVDHLARALPADLGVIIGAPVPNGDRFGKPLHNAALLLENGAVQDRVYKTLLPTYDIFDEDRHFEPAEERRLLEWRGLRIGLHVCEDMWNVHQPEGVDQSERYERDPVAELAALDPDLFVNISASPFSIGKHEVRDKLVEHICRRHERPFLLCNQVGANTEIIHDGDSRVHAADGTQVACAASFEEDLLFWDTESSPEACTTGRDAIADLHDALVLGVRDYYEKTGIFDKALVGLSGGIDSAVTCALAVEALGPERVVGVTMPSEISSEGSVTDSQALADNLGIEFKEIPIKPAVDAFDDMLADEFAGTEPGVAEENVQSRARGVTLMALSNKFGHLLLSTGNKSEVAIGYVTLYGDTNGGVAVLSDVLKTRVYELARHINVRAGANVIPQNTIEKPPSAELRAGQKDTDTLPPYETLDAILERYVEQKKELGTIVGETGLDEDLVRGVLRQVDQNEYKRRQAPPGLRVTEKAFGIGRRIPIVMEWDREAMEALAAEEPVSNL; this comes from the coding sequence ATGCAAATCGCCCTGGCCCAGATCAACCCCACCATCGGGGACCTGGAGGGCAATCGCGAAAAAATTCTCGACTACGCCCGGCGGGCGGACGACCGCGGGGCCGACCTCGTCGTCTTCCCCGAGCTCTGCGTGACGGGGTATCCGCCCGAGGACCTGCTCGAAAACCCGTTCTTCAAGCGGGCCGTCCAGCGCACGGTCGACCACCTGGCCCGGGCCCTGCCGGCGGATCTTGGCGTGATCATCGGGGCGCCGGTCCCCAACGGCGACCGGTTCGGCAAGCCGCTCCACAACGCCGCGCTGCTTTTGGAGAACGGGGCCGTGCAGGACCGTGTCTACAAGACCCTGCTCCCGACCTACGACATTTTCGACGAGGACCGGCACTTCGAGCCCGCCGAGGAACGGCGCCTCCTGGAGTGGCGGGGCCTGCGCATCGGGCTCCACGTCTGCGAAGACATGTGGAACGTGCACCAGCCCGAAGGGGTCGACCAGAGCGAGCGGTACGAACGCGATCCGGTCGCGGAGCTGGCGGCCCTGGACCCGGACCTCTTCGTAAACATCAGCGCCTCCCCGTTCTCGATCGGGAAGCACGAGGTCCGCGACAAGCTCGTCGAGCACATCTGTCGCCGCCACGAGCGCCCGTTCCTGCTCTGCAACCAGGTGGGCGCCAACACCGAGATCATCCACGACGGCGACAGCCGCGTCCACGCCGCCGACGGCACACAGGTTGCGTGTGCGGCCTCCTTCGAGGAGGACCTGCTCTTCTGGGACACCGAGTCCTCCCCCGAGGCCTGCACGACGGGGCGCGACGCGATCGCCGACCTGCACGACGCCCTCGTCCTCGGCGTCCGCGACTACTACGAGAAGACCGGCATCTTCGACAAGGCCCTCGTCGGCCTGTCGGGGGGCATCGATTCGGCGGTGACCTGTGCCCTGGCCGTCGAGGCGCTGGGGCCGGAGCGCGTGGTGGGGGTGACCATGCCCTCCGAAATCTCGTCGGAAGGGTCCGTGACCGACTCCCAGGCGCTCGCCGACAACCTGGGCATCGAGTTCAAGGAGATCCCGATTAAGCCGGCGGTCGACGCGTTCGACGACATGCTGGCGGATGAATTTGCGGGCACCGAGCCCGGCGTGGCCGAGGAGAACGTCCAGTCCCGGGCCCGCGGGGTCACGCTCATGGCGCTGTCGAACAAGTTCGGCCACCTGCTGCTGTCGACGGGCAACAAGAGCGAGGTGGCCATCGGCTACGTGACGCTCTACGGCGACACGAACGGGGGGGTGGCGGTGCTGAGCGACGTGCTCAAGACGCGCGTCTACGAGCTGGCCCGCCACATCAACGTGCGGGCCGGGGCGAACGTGATCCCACAAAACACGATCGAGAAGCCGCCCTCCGCGGAGCTGCGGGCGGGGCAAAAGGACACCGACACGCTGCCGCCCTACGAGACGCTCGACGCCATCCTGGAGCGGTACGTCGAGCAGAAGAAGGAACTGGGGACCATCGTCGGGGAGACGGGCCTCGACGAGGACCTCGTGCGCGGCGTGCTGCGGCAGGTCGACCAGAACGAGTACAAGCGGCGCCAGGCGCCCCCCGGCCTCCGGGTCACCGAAAAGGCCTTCGGCATCGGCCGCCGCATTCCCATCGTCATGGAATGGGACCGCGAGGCCATGGAGGCACTCGCCGCCGAGGAGCCCGTATCGAACCTGTAG